In Vibrio celticus, one genomic interval encodes:
- a CDS encoding OmpA family protein, which yields MKILKNYIALSLSALVLGGCTSYPEQGTGGLAESYDSINYQNSDFSPVMPDEPLGPEHGLRFDWQLAKLHLDALIQEGARWCFPAAVVQAIEKQNRIARELQGGLLLDAANDLVIQRKRLNELEVQLDYVTSQARCEPPKNETQFRMQLSVIEQLYDLLNVDNQFAENSTEVNPKYMGRLAEATTLLKEHKSLDLVVTGHADATGAEEYNDKLALGRAKQVERYLTIFGLGAQRIKAVSVGETVPLFEGESDGTRLTNRRVSIEIISPKNAEKMGGGI from the coding sequence ATGAAAATACTGAAAAACTACATAGCCCTTTCTCTGTCCGCTCTCGTTCTGGGTGGTTGTACTAGCTATCCTGAACAAGGCACAGGGGGTTTGGCTGAAAGTTACGATTCTATTAACTATCAAAACTCAGACTTTTCTCCTGTCATGCCAGACGAGCCTCTTGGTCCAGAACATGGATTACGCTTTGATTGGCAGCTCGCTAAATTGCACCTTGATGCTTTGATCCAAGAAGGTGCCCGTTGGTGTTTCCCCGCTGCTGTTGTTCAAGCAATCGAAAAGCAAAATCGTATTGCTCGTGAACTTCAAGGCGGCCTACTACTGGATGCAGCCAACGACTTAGTGATCCAAAGAAAACGCCTAAATGAACTTGAGGTACAACTGGATTACGTAACTTCACAAGCCCGTTGTGAGCCACCAAAAAATGAAACTCAATTTAGAATGCAACTGTCAGTTATCGAACAGTTGTATGACCTACTTAATGTTGACAACCAATTTGCGGAAAACTCGACTGAAGTAAATCCTAAATATATGGGAAGACTGGCCGAGGCGACCACTTTACTTAAAGAACACAAATCCTTAGACCTTGTTGTTACCGGCCATGCCGATGCAACGGGTGCCGAAGAATACAACGACAAGTTAGCACTTGGACGAGCGAAACAAGTCGAACGCTACCTGACTATTTTTGGACTAGGCGCTCAACGAATCAAAGCCGTCTCTGTTGGCGAAACCGTTCCTCTTTTTGAAGGTGAATCTGACGGTACGCGTTTAACGAACCGCCGAGTAAGTATTGAAATTATCTCGCCTAAGAATGCCGAGAAAATGGGAGGTGGAATATGA
- a CDS encoding C40 family peptidase, which translates to MKIRKMAVVTITLATLAACSSSPSPSQLSQTAQKPLSKSEQLTTNAYMSVYEQWKGVPYHFGGTSFRGIDCSAFVQIAVQNATQQALPRTTKDQSKKGKEIAYGEATSGDLVFFKTSMTVRHVGVYLGNNQFLHASTSKGVIISRLDNPYWASKFWHFRRL; encoded by the coding sequence ATGAAAATCAGAAAAATGGCTGTAGTTACAATAACTTTAGCAACATTGGCTGCTTGTAGCTCGTCACCATCGCCTTCTCAGCTTAGTCAAACCGCACAGAAACCCTTATCAAAGTCAGAACAATTGACTACAAACGCTTATATGAGCGTGTATGAACAGTGGAAAGGTGTGCCATACCATTTCGGTGGGACATCATTTCGAGGTATAGATTGCTCTGCTTTTGTTCAAATCGCCGTGCAAAATGCGACTCAACAAGCCCTACCAAGAACCACAAAAGACCAAAGTAAAAAGGGAAAAGAAATTGCTTATGGGGAAGCGACAAGCGGTGATTTGGTGTTTTTCAAGACTTCGATGACGGTGCGACATGTAGGCGTTTACTTAGGAAATAATCAATTCCTACATGCTTCTACATCGAAAGGTGTCATTATTTCTAGGTTAGATAACCCATACTGGGCTTCCAAGTTTTGGCACTTTAGGCGTTTATAG
- a CDS encoding SLBB domain-containing protein has product MRSLIAFIITLSLCFANVVNANDEFSDAVQVGDLIQVNVPGESTLNTGFQVDKRGRITLPEVGAVFVAGYDSEQLNKVVLESLATAYKDLSNASVYVKEQQIIIYVQGYVEQPGEYTLALGSSIQMALYAAGGLRPGAQLDKLILKRGADKKEFNYKRFLDSGDESALPTLQSLDSLFVPASPLVGNIEQEFDAAKLANSGDSADSRNSIKVFGEVNAPGSFTYKENTDLVDVLMRSGGVTRYASVEQIRVISNNTPTLFNLKRYLDSGDESLLPILRPGATIFVPKQEEEIKSGANMVYVMGEVAAPGAFEGKRDATFMDILANAGGPTRFAESRQIRVIKADGRVLKFDLAAYTEGLPNSNPPSIKAGDAIFVPEKTDMNEKSWLKITPDRAVNVIGEVNRPGRIEWSDEMNFMGLLAHVGGPTLRADTSKIEVVTGRKLVVFNLDDFIRNGAPRDQMPQIRAGSIVRVHDLPQDPSDNKSQWVRQSSDASIYIFGQVNAPGRYRFTKDMHFLDILSAADGPTKDADIHNVRVTHRDKTYSQVSKLNLSLYFETGDESLLPNVTTGDTIYIPEKGKNWLDTPKEETVRVLGAINNPGRYVFNDNMTILDILAEAAGPTDNAYVEKITIVNMSCCQGQARTFDLVEFSKTANIYNLPVLRAGDTIYIPDRRESFIEKARVGLDDILRITTTIVLIGAL; this is encoded by the coding sequence ATGAGATCCTTAATCGCTTTTATCATCACCCTATCGTTATGCTTTGCGAATGTTGTCAATGCTAACGACGAGTTTTCAGACGCGGTTCAAGTCGGTGACCTTATCCAAGTTAACGTACCCGGTGAAAGTACCTTAAACACGGGGTTCCAAGTGGATAAGCGTGGCCGTATTACTCTTCCAGAAGTAGGCGCTGTGTTTGTTGCGGGTTACGACAGCGAACAGCTTAACAAAGTCGTTCTAGAGTCGCTGGCAACCGCTTATAAAGACCTTTCGAACGCGTCAGTGTATGTAAAAGAGCAGCAAATCATCATCTATGTGCAAGGTTATGTAGAACAGCCTGGCGAATACACGCTCGCATTAGGTTCTAGCATCCAAATGGCACTTTACGCTGCGGGTGGTTTACGCCCGGGCGCGCAACTGGATAAGCTGATTCTAAAGCGAGGCGCAGATAAGAAAGAGTTTAACTACAAACGATTCCTTGATTCAGGAGACGAGTCAGCATTACCTACTCTTCAATCACTGGATTCACTATTCGTTCCAGCTTCTCCATTAGTCGGTAACATTGAACAAGAGTTCGATGCAGCAAAGCTTGCTAACTCAGGCGACAGTGCAGACTCTCGTAACTCCATCAAAGTGTTTGGTGAGGTAAACGCACCGGGCTCGTTCACTTACAAAGAGAACACCGACCTTGTCGACGTACTTATGCGTTCGGGCGGCGTAACTCGTTATGCCAGTGTTGAGCAAATCCGAGTGATTTCGAACAACACCCCAACGCTATTCAACCTAAAACGTTACTTAGATTCTGGTGACGAAAGTCTGCTTCCAATTTTACGCCCGGGTGCGACCATTTTCGTTCCCAAGCAAGAAGAAGAGATCAAATCCGGTGCAAACATGGTTTACGTAATGGGCGAAGTCGCAGCCCCTGGTGCTTTTGAAGGCAAAAGAGACGCGACCTTTATGGATATCTTGGCTAATGCGGGCGGCCCAACTCGATTTGCAGAGTCACGACAAATCCGTGTCATCAAAGCAGATGGCAGAGTGCTTAAATTCGATTTAGCGGCTTACACTGAAGGCTTACCTAACTCTAACCCTCCTAGCATCAAAGCGGGTGACGCGATTTTCGTTCCCGAGAAAACCGACATGAACGAGAAGTCTTGGTTGAAAATCACGCCAGACAGAGCAGTTAACGTGATTGGTGAGGTGAATCGACCTGGTCGTATTGAATGGTCAGATGAAATGAATTTCATGGGATTATTGGCACACGTCGGTGGCCCTACGCTACGCGCTGACACATCGAAAATCGAGGTTGTTACTGGTAGAAAGCTAGTTGTGTTTAACCTTGATGATTTTATTCGAAATGGTGCGCCACGTGACCAAATGCCACAAATTCGAGCGGGCTCTATCGTGCGTGTTCACGACTTGCCACAAGATCCTTCAGACAATAAATCACAATGGGTTCGTCAAAGCTCTGATGCTTCGATCTACATCTTTGGACAAGTGAATGCGCCTGGTCGTTACCGCTTCACCAAAGACATGCACTTCCTTGATATCTTGTCAGCGGCTGATGGCCCAACAAAGGATGCCGACATCCACAATGTTCGAGTAACGCATCGTGACAAAACCTATTCGCAAGTAAGCAAACTTAACTTATCATTGTACTTCGAAACCGGTGACGAATCGTTACTGCCAAACGTAACCACTGGCGACACGATTTACATCCCAGAGAAAGGCAAAAACTGGTTAGATACACCGAAAGAAGAAACCGTTCGTGTGCTTGGTGCGATTAACAACCCAGGGCGTTATGTATTCAACGACAACATGACCATTCTAGATATTCTGGCAGAAGCTGCAGGCCCTACCGACAATGCTTACGTAGAGAAAATTACCATCGTCAATATGTCTTGTTGCCAAGGTCAGGCTCGTACTTTTGACCTTGTTGAATTCAGCAAAACGGCGAACATTTACAACCTGCCGGTGCTGCGCGCCGGTGACACGATTTACATTCCAGACCGTCGCGAAAGTTTTATTGAGAAAGCACGAGTCGGACTTGATGACATACTGCGTATCACCACGACCATCGTATTAATAGGAGCTTTATAA
- a CDS encoding MATE family efflux transporter: MHRYKEESSNLIKLATPVLIASVAQTGMGFVDTVMAGGVSAIDMAAVSIAASIWLPSILFGVGLLMALVPVVAQLNGSGRQVKIPFEIQQGAFLALVISLPIIGVLFQTQLILEWMDIEQLMAEKTIGYMNAVMFAVPAFLLFQTLRSFTDGMSLTKPAMVIGFIGLLLNIPLNWMFVYGKLGAPALGGVGCGVATAIVYWVMFALLFAYVLTSKRLAKINIFGTFHKPQLKAQIRLFRLGFPVAAAIFFEVTLFAVVSLLVAPLGSLIVAAHQVAINFSSLVFMIPMSIGAAVSIRVGHKLGENNTEGAKIATHVGIIVGLVTALMTAALTVLFREQVALLYTKNTAVITVAMQLLLFAAVYQCTDAIQVIAAGALRGYKDMRSIFNITFVAYWLLGLPIGYILGMKDWIVEPMGAHGFWIGFIVGLTSAAIMLGMRLHWMHKQDDDVQLEFSSR; the protein is encoded by the coding sequence GTGCATCGTTACAAAGAAGAATCCTCGAATCTAATCAAACTTGCGACCCCAGTATTGATCGCATCTGTTGCACAAACTGGGATGGGTTTTGTTGATACCGTAATGGCCGGTGGCGTAAGTGCTATCGATATGGCAGCGGTTTCTATTGCAGCAAGTATCTGGCTACCATCAATCTTATTTGGTGTCGGTCTATTGATGGCGTTGGTTCCTGTCGTTGCACAACTGAATGGTTCTGGTCGACAAGTGAAAATTCCATTTGAGATTCAACAAGGTGCGTTTTTAGCACTCGTCATTTCCCTTCCAATCATTGGCGTACTGTTCCAGACGCAATTGATATTGGAGTGGATGGACATTGAACAACTCATGGCAGAAAAGACCATCGGCTATATGAATGCGGTGATGTTTGCTGTACCCGCATTTTTATTGTTCCAAACATTGCGAAGCTTTACCGATGGTATGTCTTTAACTAAGCCTGCGATGGTGATTGGTTTTATTGGCTTACTATTAAACATCCCGCTTAACTGGATGTTCGTATACGGAAAACTTGGTGCTCCTGCTCTGGGCGGTGTTGGCTGTGGCGTTGCAACGGCTATCGTATATTGGGTGATGTTTGCACTGCTGTTCGCTTACGTTTTAACATCAAAGCGTTTGGCGAAAATCAATATTTTCGGTACGTTCCATAAGCCGCAACTTAAAGCTCAAATTCGTCTGTTTAGACTTGGTTTCCCAGTGGCGGCCGCTATCTTCTTCGAGGTAACCCTGTTCGCGGTGGTTTCTCTGTTAGTTGCACCATTAGGTTCATTGATTGTTGCCGCTCACCAAGTCGCGATCAACTTCTCTTCGCTGGTTTTCATGATTCCAATGAGTATCGGTGCAGCCGTGAGTATTCGTGTCGGGCATAAGTTGGGCGAAAACAACACCGAAGGTGCGAAGATCGCGACACACGTGGGTATCATTGTTGGTTTAGTGACAGCCTTAATGACAGCGGCGTTAACGGTCCTGTTCAGAGAACAGGTTGCATTACTTTACACAAAGAACACCGCGGTAATTACCGTTGCAATGCAGTTGCTGTTGTTCGCGGCGGTTTATCAATGTACTGACGCCATCCAAGTTATCGCGGCGGGTGCTCTGCGTGGCTACAAAGACATGCGTTCAATCTTCAACATCACCTTTGTGGCTTACTGGTTGCTTGGTCTTCCTATCGGCTACATCTTGGGTATGAAAGATTGGATTGTTGAACCTATGGGTGCGCACGGCTTCTGGATTGGTTTCATCGTCGGTCTCACATCCGCAGCGATTATGCTAGGTATGCGTCTACACTGGATGCACAAGCAGGACGATGACGTTCAGTTAGAATTTAGTTCTCGCTAG
- a CDS encoding DNA ligase: MLTTTDINMEQMMRLTKLALATLWACSLSSHSSYLPPDHLVLANSYQQGIDVSEYWKSEKLDGIRALWDGQHLYTRNGNRIYSPKWFTENLPKVHLEGELWAGRGKFHLVQSTVLDHTPSDTAWQKIDFMLFDMPGAAGDYQKRYYNILHWVSVIGESHVSYIEHVPIHSEEALFHQLDNVDERNGEGLMLRKITSRYQAGRSNDLLKLKRHHDAEATVIGYKGGTGKYKGMMGSILVHTEEGVEFYIGSGFSDQMRLAPPEIGSRITFRYNGFTQNGKPKFARFVREKSEY, from the coding sequence TTGTTGACCACTACAGATATTAATATGGAGCAGATGATGAGATTAACCAAACTGGCTTTAGCCACTCTATGGGCGTGTTCGCTTTCATCTCATTCATCCTATTTACCGCCCGACCATTTGGTGCTTGCAAACTCTTACCAGCAAGGCATAGATGTTTCTGAATACTGGAAGAGTGAAAAACTTGATGGGATTCGCGCTCTATGGGATGGACAACACCTTTATACACGCAATGGCAATCGCATTTACTCACCCAAGTGGTTTACTGAAAACTTGCCTAAGGTCCATCTCGAAGGGGAGTTGTGGGCAGGAAGGGGCAAGTTCCATCTCGTTCAATCTACCGTTCTCGACCATACGCCGAGTGACACTGCATGGCAGAAAATCGATTTCATGCTGTTTGATATGCCCGGCGCCGCAGGAGATTATCAAAAGCGCTATTACAACATTTTGCATTGGGTAAGCGTGATTGGAGAATCTCATGTCAGCTACATAGAACATGTACCAATTCACAGTGAAGAGGCTTTATTTCATCAACTTGATAATGTCGATGAGCGTAATGGCGAAGGTTTGATGCTTAGAAAGATCACCAGTCGTTATCAAGCAGGCCGAAGTAATGATTTGTTAAAACTGAAAAGGCATCATGATGCCGAAGCCACGGTTATTGGCTACAAGGGTGGGACAGGGAAGTATAAAGGGATGATGGGTTCAATCTTGGTTCACACAGAAGAGGGTGTGGAATTTTATATAGGCAGCGGATTCAGTGACCAAATGAGACTCGCGCCGCCAGAGATCGGCAGCCGTATTACCTTTCGCTACAATGGTTTTACTCAAAACGGAAAACCCAAGTTTGCGCGCTTTGTTCGAGAGAAGAGTGAATATTAA
- a CDS encoding DUF3802 family protein, with protein MVVETDGYLALIEHLSFNLDVFTNSNGDTGNESVEDIVTDMISTNIMAIFEQNPELHSSVRFQLLKEADAVVADLGEVLAGVWAKKATNEQIVFLDEYIALVKNLFDTAVAKYD; from the coding sequence GTGGTTGTAGAAACCGATGGCTATTTGGCTTTAATCGAGCACCTGTCATTCAACCTTGATGTGTTTACTAATAGTAATGGTGATACTGGAAACGAAAGTGTCGAAGATATTGTTACCGACATGATTTCAACGAACATCATGGCTATTTTCGAGCAAAACCCAGAGTTGCATTCGAGCGTTCGTTTTCAGCTTTTGAAAGAAGCCGATGCCGTAGTAGCGGATCTTGGTGAAGTATTAGCGGGTGTTTGGGCTAAGAAAGCGACTAACGAACAAATTGTATTTCTTGATGAATATATCGCGTTAGTGAAGAACCTGTTTGATACGGCTGTTGCTAAATACGACTAG
- a CDS encoding riboflavin synthase, producing the protein MFTGIVQGMATLVAINKKELFQTHTIELTDEMVEGLAIGASVAHNGCCLTVTEISGNQIAFDLMQATLRLTNLGQLNVGDKVNVERAAKFGDEIGGHSMSGHITLMANLVDVIKTENNRTLWFELPQESMKYVLSKGYIGVDGCSLTIGEVEENRFSVHLIPETLNRTLFGGREVGDQVNIEFDPQTQAIVDTVERVLANQK; encoded by the coding sequence ATGTTTACAGGTATCGTTCAAGGCATGGCAACTCTGGTTGCTATAAACAAAAAAGAGTTGTTTCAAACTCATACCATTGAGTTAACTGACGAAATGGTTGAAGGGTTAGCAATTGGTGCTTCAGTAGCTCATAACGGTTGTTGCTTAACGGTAACGGAAATTTCAGGCAATCAGATTGCTTTTGATTTAATGCAAGCCACATTGCGATTGACGAACTTGGGCCAGCTGAATGTTGGTGACAAAGTGAATGTTGAGCGTGCAGCAAAGTTTGGTGACGAAATTGGCGGGCATAGCATGTCTGGCCACATTACTCTGATGGCTAATCTCGTTGATGTGATTAAGACAGAAAACAACCGCACGCTTTGGTTTGAGCTGCCTCAAGAATCAATGAAGTATGTGTTGAGCAAGGGCTACATCGGCGTTGATGGTTGTTCATTGACGATTGGTGAAGTGGAAGAGAACCGTTTCTCTGTTCACCTGATCCCAGAAACGCTGAATCGTACTCTGTTTGGCGGACGTGAAGTAGGTGACCAAGTAAACATTGAGTTTGATCCTCAAACACAAGCGATTGTTGATACTGTTGAACGCGTACTAGCAAACCAGAAATAG
- a CDS encoding ABC transporter permease — protein MADSNWLSSFPEMERGDLRTIKKTLDGAYREFSREYGEMIESLFDPLLSFLVWFEKLLISTPWIIVLAVCTSLVYAASRSWKLALGCVVSLLLIGYFGMWEDTMRTLSIITVCTLVSIFLGIPIGIAMARSNRAQSIVTPMLDIMQTMPAFVYLIPVVMLLGIGKIPGLIAVVIYAIPPVIRLTNLGIRLVDKEVLEAATAFGASKKQRLWGVQLPLAMPTIMAGINQTIMMALSMVVIASMIGVKGLGQPVLKSITNQYFTLGLMNGFAIVALAILFDRASQAYARRTNAHLGGLKHD, from the coding sequence ATGGCTGACAGCAATTGGTTATCAAGCTTTCCAGAGATGGAACGCGGTGATTTACGAACCATAAAAAAGACGCTAGATGGCGCATACCGTGAATTTTCCCGTGAATACGGCGAAATGATTGAATCTCTCTTTGACCCCCTTCTTTCATTCCTTGTTTGGTTTGAAAAACTCCTTATCTCAACACCTTGGATTATTGTCCTTGCCGTGTGTACCAGTCTTGTCTACGCGGCAAGTCGTTCTTGGAAACTGGCTTTAGGTTGTGTTGTTTCTCTACTTCTCATTGGTTACTTTGGAATGTGGGAAGACACCATGCGGACGCTCAGTATCATTACTGTGTGTACCTTGGTTTCAATATTCTTAGGCATTCCGATTGGCATTGCGATGGCTCGTTCAAATCGAGCGCAATCTATCGTTACGCCGATGCTCGATATCATGCAAACCATGCCTGCATTCGTTTACTTGATTCCAGTGGTAATGCTACTCGGCATCGGTAAGATTCCAGGGCTAATCGCCGTGGTTATCTACGCGATTCCACCTGTGATTCGTTTAACTAACCTAGGCATACGCCTAGTCGATAAAGAAGTCCTTGAAGCCGCTACCGCTTTTGGTGCGAGCAAAAAGCAACGCTTATGGGGTGTTCAACTTCCTTTAGCAATGCCAACGATCATGGCGGGTATCAACCAAACCATCATGATGGCACTGTCTATGGTTGTTATCGCATCCATGATTGGTGTTAAAGGCCTAGGACAACCGGTTCTTAAATCGATTACTAACCAGTACTTCACATTAGGTTTGATGAATGGTTTCGCCATCGTTGCCCTCGCAATCCTTTTTGACCGCGCTTCACAAGCGTACGCAAGAAGAACTAATGCGCATTTAGGAGGACTCAAGCATGACTAA
- a CDS encoding ABC transporter substrate-binding protein yields MKYKLSSVFLLVAAASGNANAGECGSVTIADMNWNSATLIANIDQFILEHGYGCDAELIPGDTMPTGTSMIEKGQPDVAPELWSNSLKDALDKGVEEKRLRYAGKALVNGGEEGFWVPAYLVKQYPEMATIEGVRKNASLFKHPEDPDTSAFYSCPAGWNCQISAGNLFNALELENSGFTIVDPGSSAGLSGSIAKAYEREEAWFGYYWAPTAVLGKYDMVKVDFGSGVNEEEFLNCTTKEDCESPKATMYPPSPVHTITTESFASRAPEAYDYFTKRGFTNDKMNSLLAWMEDNQADGEEASLHFLSEFPEVWHPWVSEEVAKKVEAEL; encoded by the coding sequence ATGAAATACAAGTTAAGCTCCGTATTTTTGTTAGTAGCAGCAGCCAGCGGTAATGCTAACGCTGGAGAATGTGGCAGCGTAACAATCGCAGATATGAACTGGAACTCTGCAACACTGATCGCCAATATCGACCAATTCATCCTTGAACATGGTTATGGGTGTGATGCTGAACTTATCCCTGGCGACACTATGCCAACAGGCACGTCTATGATCGAAAAAGGCCAGCCTGATGTTGCACCTGAACTTTGGAGCAACAGCTTAAAAGACGCATTAGATAAAGGTGTTGAAGAAAAACGTCTTCGCTACGCAGGTAAAGCACTTGTGAACGGCGGTGAAGAAGGCTTTTGGGTTCCGGCTTACCTAGTTAAACAATACCCTGAAATGGCAACCATCGAAGGCGTACGCAAGAACGCTAGCTTATTCAAACACCCTGAAGACCCAGATACATCTGCATTCTACAGCTGCCCTGCAGGCTGGAACTGTCAGATCAGCGCCGGAAACCTGTTTAATGCTCTTGAGCTAGAAAACAGTGGTTTCACGATTGTTGATCCAGGCTCGAGTGCCGGCTTATCTGGCTCTATCGCAAAAGCTTATGAACGTGAAGAAGCTTGGTTTGGTTACTACTGGGCACCGACCGCTGTGCTAGGTAAATACGACATGGTTAAAGTCGACTTTGGCAGTGGCGTTAATGAGGAAGAGTTCCTTAACTGTACCACCAAAGAAGATTGTGAATCGCCAAAAGCGACCATGTATCCGCCTTCACCTGTTCACACGATTACCACTGAAAGTTTTGCGTCACGTGCTCCTGAAGCGTACGACTACTTTACTAAACGTGGTTTCACAAACGACAAAATGAACTCGCTACTTGCTTGGATGGAAGACAACCAAGCTGATGGCGAAGAAGCGAGTCTGCATTTCTTAAGTGAATTCCCAGAAGTATGGCACCCATGGGTTTCTGAAGAAGTGGCTAAGAAAGTTGAAGCAGAGCTGTAA
- a CDS encoding P-loop NTPase family protein produces the protein MTISATHAEVEQLYLASELNGQKSICVTACHSGDGVTSIATALAERFLLAGHSTLYVDLNLFNPAFKDLNMLEDNQQGQLIEHVESQRTFIGVPAPQVASTQLAYKDPTTLQKVVNKWLEKYDRVIIDTSPLLNINKGNIPAQSVASACESTLMVVAYGETSSHHLEQAKKLLDAQSINLMGCVMNMKQKPSFAQELVRQINRMKFIPAKFRDSLANKLYQNEFLNLPM, from the coding sequence ATGACTATTTCAGCGACCCATGCCGAAGTCGAGCAACTGTATTTAGCTTCTGAACTTAACGGCCAAAAATCAATATGCGTCACCGCCTGCCATTCAGGTGACGGCGTAACATCTATTGCAACCGCATTAGCCGAGCGTTTTCTTCTTGCGGGTCATTCTACGCTTTATGTTGATCTCAACTTATTCAACCCTGCTTTCAAAGATTTGAATATGCTAGAAGATAATCAGCAAGGTCAATTGATTGAACATGTTGAATCTCAGCGTACATTTATCGGTGTCCCTGCTCCACAAGTTGCTTCAACGCAATTGGCTTATAAAGATCCGACAACGTTACAAAAAGTGGTCAACAAATGGTTAGAGAAATACGACAGAGTCATCATTGATACCTCACCGCTTCTCAACATAAACAAAGGAAACATTCCGGCGCAGTCTGTGGCGAGTGCTTGTGAAAGCACACTAATGGTTGTCGCTTATGGTGAAACGTCGAGTCACCACCTAGAACAAGCGAAAAAGCTGCTTGATGCACAAAGTATCAATCTAATGGGCTGCGTGATGAACATGAAACAAAAACCTAGCTTTGCACAAGAGTTGGTCAGACAAATCAATCGAATGAAATTCATCCCCGCTAAGTTTCGCGATAGCTTGGCAAACAAGCTGTATCAAAATGAGTTTTTGAACCTTCCGATGTAA
- a CDS encoding fructosamine kinase family protein — translation MWQAISQQLSDTLLFNFQITERTKVSGGDINDCYMISDGNERYFVKVNQREFLPKFEIEAENLRLLRETSTVYVPELVLIGKTKECSFIILNYLPTKPLETGNNSFDFGVQLAQLHQWGEQKEFGCDQDNYIGSTLQPNPWHKKWGRFFSEQRIGFQLQLLKEKGIEFGDIDDIVDVVNMRLAGHNPRPSLLHGDLWNGNVANSAFGPICYDPACYWGDHECDLALTELFEGFPKEFYEGYQSVNPLDVGYTDRKDIYNLYHLLNHCNQFGGEYLAQTEACIQKIQAV, via the coding sequence ATGTGGCAGGCCATTTCTCAACAACTTTCAGATACTCTTCTATTTAACTTTCAGATTACTGAACGTACCAAGGTTTCTGGTGGCGACATTAACGATTGCTATATGATCAGCGATGGTAATGAACGTTACTTTGTGAAAGTGAATCAGCGAGAATTTTTACCTAAGTTTGAAATTGAAGCTGAGAACTTACGCTTGTTAAGAGAAACCTCCACTGTTTACGTTCCTGAGTTGGTGCTTATTGGCAAAACCAAAGAGTGCTCGTTCATTATTCTGAATTACTTGCCGACCAAACCGCTTGAGACGGGCAACAATAGCTTCGATTTCGGCGTTCAGCTTGCGCAACTACATCAATGGGGCGAGCAAAAAGAGTTTGGTTGCGACCAAGACAACTATATCGGCAGCACACTTCAACCCAACCCTTGGCATAAGAAATGGGGTCGCTTTTTCTCCGAGCAACGCATTGGTTTCCAACTGCAACTGCTCAAAGAGAAAGGCATCGAGTTTGGTGATATTGATGACATCGTTGATGTGGTGAATATGCGTCTTGCTGGCCACAACCCTCGCCCTTCTTTGCTTCATGGGGATCTTTGGAATGGCAATGTAGCAAATTCAGCCTTTGGGCCAATCTGTTATGACCCGGCTTGTTATTGGGGCGATCATGAATGCGATTTGGCATTAACGGAATTGTTTGAAGGATTTCCAAAAGAGTTTTATGAAGGTTACCAGAGCGTCAATCCACTCGACGTTGGCTATACTGATCGGAAAGACATTTACAACTTGTACCATCTTCTTAACCACTGCAATCAATTTGGCGGCGAATATTTAGCACAAACTGAAGCATGCATTCAGAAGATACAGGCCGTTTAA
- a CDS encoding CPXCG motif-containing cysteine-rich protein, which yields MHKYTEKHVSCPHCGHAISITLDASNGSQDFYDDCPACCNAIHLDMQVDEVRDRINLSIDADDEQVF from the coding sequence ATGCATAAATACACAGAGAAACATGTCTCCTGCCCCCACTGTGGGCATGCCATCAGCATAACGCTTGATGCTTCTAATGGGAGCCAAGATTTTTATGACGATTGCCCAGCATGTTGCAATGCCATTCACCTCGACATGCAGGTAGATGAAGTAAGAGACAGGATTAATCTCTCGATTGATGCAGACGACGAACAAGTCTTCTAA
- a CDS encoding STAS domain-containing protein, producing MELRKIDLNTTTLTLSIFGDLDAAGSRDAQTDIDDVISNDGHPEIEVDFSQVEFLDSSGVGAIVYMFKRLTERERNMRLENVTGQPLEIMNLLRIGHAIPVNSKNPANS from the coding sequence ATGGAACTACGTAAGATTGATTTGAATACAACGACACTGACGCTTTCTATCTTCGGTGATTTGGATGCAGCAGGCAGTCGTGATGCACAAACCGACATCGATGATGTGATTTCTAACGATGGTCACCCTGAGATCGAAGTTGATTTTAGCCAAGTTGAGTTTTTAGATTCATCTGGTGTTGGCGCGATTGTTTATATGTTCAAACGTCTGACTGAGCGTGAACGTAACATGCGACTTGAAAACGTAACTGGTCAGCCTCTTGAAATTATGAACCTACTACGTATTGGTCATGCTATCCCAGTAAATTCAAAAAATCCTGCAAATTCATGA